The window CGCCCCGGAACGGGCACCACCCCCGCCGGCCCCCGCCGATCACGCAGCGCCTCGCAGGGCTCCGCAAGCCAGCAGGCGGCCTCCGAAGCGAACGCGTCCGATGCGGCGGCGTCCGAGGCGGCGGCGTCCGAGGCGGCGGCCACTGACGCGGCGGCGTTCGATGTGGCGGCGTCTGACGCAGCTGCGTCCGATGCAGCGTCGGCGAATTCGGCCGGCGAAGCCGCTACGCCATCGACCACTCCCTCGACCACCCCGTCGGCCACCGCGAAGCCCCCCGCGGCCCCCCGCAGCCCGGACGCCCCGTGGCATCACGCCCGCCCGGCCTTCGACGAGCCGGAACCCAGGCGACGAGCCGATCCTGAGCCGCAGACCCAGGCCGAGTCGGCGTCGGAGACCGCGGCGAAGCCAAAGCCCGCCACTTCCGCCGATGGCGATGCAGATGGCGATGCATCGGAGGCACCGGAGCCGCAGCCCGACGCCGACGCCGAGACCGAGCCTCGCTCCGACTCCGAAGGCTCCGACGACCCCGACGGCTCCGAAGCCCCCACCGACGACCGCACAAACCCCGCAGGAGGCCCGCGGTGAACGACGCGCTCGACGTCACCCTGCGACTCCTGATCGTCTTCGTCGTCTTTCTCACCTTCCCCCTGATCATCGGCCAGACCGAGCACAAGGTGATGGCCCACATGCAGGGCCGCCTCGGCCCGATGTACGCCGGCGGCTTCCACGGCTGGGCCCAGCTCGTCGCCGACGGCGTGAAGTTCGCGCAGAAGGAGGACGTCGTCCCGGCAGGCGCGGACCGCCGTATCTTCCAGCTCGCCCCCGCAGTGGCCCTCCTCCCGTACCTGCTCGTCCTCCTCGCCATCCCCATCGGCCCGGGCGAGGGCGCGGTCGGCGAGGTCATCGACGCGGGCATCTTCTTCGTCCTGGCGGTCATGGGCGTAGGCGTCCTCGGCTCACTCATGGCCGGCTGGGCCTCCGCCAACAAGTTCTCCCTCCTCGGCGGCCTGCGCACCGCCGCCCAGCTCCTCGCTTACGAACTCCCGATGCTGCTCACCGCCGCCTCCGTGGCGATGGCGGCCGGTACGGTCTCCCTCCCCGGCATCCTCGACGCCTTCGAGTGGTGGTGGCTGCCCTGGCAGATCGTCGGCGCGATCGTCTTCTTCGTCGCCGGACTGGCCGAGCTGCAGCGCCCGCCGTTCGACATGCCCGTAGCCGACTCGGAGATCATCTTCGGCGCCTACACCGAGTACACCGGCCTCCGTTTCGCTCTCTTCCTCCTCGCCGAGTACGCCGGAATCGTGGTCCTGTGCGGCCTGACCACCGTCCTCTTCCTGGGCGGCTGGCACGGCCCTTGGGGCGCCGACGGCCTCGGCTGGGTGTGGACCCTGCTCAAGGCGGCCGTCCTCGCCTTCATCGTGATCTGGCTCCGTGTCACCTATCCCCGCCTGCGCGAGGACCAGCTCCAGAAGCTCTCCTGGACCCTCCTCGTCCCCCTCTCCCTCGCCCAGATCGCCCTCACCGGCATCGTCAAGGTGGTGATCCAGTAACCATGGCTGCGCCTCTCCCGCCCTCCCGGCCCCGTATTCCTGGCAGTGGCCTGGCCAAGGGCCTGGCCGTCACCCTCCGCACGATGACGAAGAAGTCCGTCACCGCGCAGTACCCGGACACCCAGCCCGACCTCGCGCCCCGCACCCGCGGCGTGATCGGCCTGTTCGAGGAGAACTGCACGGTCTGCATGTTGTGCGCCCGCGAGTGCCCGGACTGGTGCATCTACATCGACTCCCACAAGGAGACGGTCCCGGCGGCGACCCCGGGCGGCCGCGAACGCAGCCGCAACGTCCTCGACCGCTTCGCCATCGACTTCTCCCTGTGCATGTACTGCGGTATCTGCATCGAGGTCTGTCCTTTCGACGCCCTGTTCTGGTCCCCGGAGTTCGAGTACGCCGAGACCGACATCCGCGAGCTCACCCACGAGCGCGACAAGCTTCGCGAGTGGATGTGGACCGTCCCGGCCCCGCCCGCCCTCGACCCCGGCGCGGAGGAACCCAAGGAGATCGCCGCCGCCCGCAAGACCGCCGAGAAGCTGGCGGCCGCTCAAGCCGAGCCGACCGAGCCGACCGAGCCGCAGGGGGGCGAGTCGTGAGCCCTGCCTCCTCTGCCGCGCTGACCACGGCCGCCGACACGCACGGCTTCCTCTCCCCGACCGGCGTCGAGATCGCCTTCCTCCTCGTCGGCCTGGTCACGTTCGGCGCCGCGTTGGTCACCGTCACCACCCGGCAGCTGGTGCACGCCGCCCTGTGGCTGGTGGTCACGCTCGGTGGCCTCGCCGTGGAATACCTCCTGCTCAGCGCCGAGTTCATCGCCTGGGTGCAGGTCCTCATCTACGTCGGTTCCGTCGTCGTCCTCCTCCTGTTCGGACTGATGCTCACCAAGGCCCCCATCGGCCGCTCCCCGGACGCCGACTCCGGCAACCGCTGGGCCGCCCTCGCCGTGGCTCTCGCCTCCGCGGCCACCCTGATCTGGGTGGTCGTCGACGCCTTCCGCACGACCTGGATCGACCTCGACGGCCCCGCCGCCGGCTCCACCAGGGCCACCGGCGAAAGCCTCTTCCAGAACTGGGTCCTCCCCTTCGAGGGCCTCTCCGTCCTCCTCCTCGCCGCCCTGGTCGGCGCGATCGTCCTGTCCCGACAGGCGAAGGAGACCGCCGCGGACGGGCCCGGAACCGGCGCCGGGGCGGGCAACCGCACCGTGCCGGGCGCGCCCTCGGCGACCGCCGCCCCCGCTCCCGCCGCCCCCGCTCCCGCCACCCCCGCTCCCGCCGCCCCGAGCGAGAAGGAGCCGCGCTGATGCACCTCGCCTATCCCGCAGTACTCTCCGCCCTCCTCTTCTGCACCGGCCTGTACGGCGTCCTCGCCCGCCGCAACGCGATCCTGGTCCTGATGTCGGTCGAGCTGATGCTCAACGCCGTCAACCTCAACCTGGTCGCCTTCGACGTCTGGCTCAGCAAGGCCGCCGAGGAGACCCTGCACTCCGGCCAGGCCCTGACCCTGTTCACCATCACCATCGCCGCCGCCGAGATCGGCATCGGCCTGGCGATCGTCCTTGCCGTCTACCGCAACCGCGGCACCTCGGACATCGACAAGCTCCGCGACACCGCCGAGAGCCACGACACCGACGGCCCCGACCACGACGCCTCCACGGCCCCGCAGGCCGAGAAGGCTGAGGCCACCGCGTGACCACGACCACCCTCGCCGTCCTCGTCCCCCTTCTGCCGTTCCTCGGCGCCGCAGCCGGCCTACTCCTGGGCCGCACGGCACCCGGCTTCGTCCGCCCGCTCGCCGTCCTGCCGACGCTCGCGTCCCTCGTGCTCGCCGCGGTGGTCGCCGTGCGTCAGGGCGGCGACCAGGCGATCAACGCCGCCACCGAGCTCACGCCCACCGGCTCGGTCCCGATCGAACTCGCCCTGTACATCGACGGCTTCGCCGCCCTCGTCGCCGTACTCGTCGGCGTCGTCGCCACCTGCGTGCAGATCTACTCGACGGGCTACCTCCGCGAGGACCCGCGCTACCCCTCCTACGCCGCGCTCGTCTCCCTGTTCACCTCCGCGATGCTGCTCGTCGTCTACTCCGGCGACCTGATGGTGCTGCTGGTCGGCTGGGAGCTCATGGGCATCTGCTCGTACTTCCTGGTCGGCCACTACTGGGAGACCCCGGAGGCCCGCGCCGCCTCCATCAAGGCCTTCCTGGTGACCAAGCTCGGTGACGTCCCCTTCCTCATCGGCCTGTTCGCGCTGGCCACCGACGCCGGGTCCTTCCGCATCACGAAGGTCCTCGGCACCGTCGCGAGCGGCGGACTCGACCACCCGACCCTGATCGCCCTGCTGCTCCTCGCGGGCGTGGCGGGCAAGTCGGCGCAGTTCCCGCTGCACACCTGGCTCCCCGACGCGATGGCAGGCCCGACGCCCGTCTCCGCGCTGATCCACGCCGCGACGATGGTCGCCGCCGGTGTCTACTTCATCGCTCGTCTCCTCCCGGTCTTCGAGGCCTCGCAGGCCGCGATGATCGTCCTCGCCGTGATGGCTGCCGTCACGATGATCGGCTCGGGCCTCGCCGCGCTCGCCCAGGACGACATCAAGCGCGTCCTCGCCTACTCGACGATCGGCCAGCTCGGCTACATGACCGGCGCCCTCGCCGTCGCCGACCGCGGTGCCGCCGTCTTCCACCTCCTCTCGCACGGCGCCTTCAAGGCGCTGCTGTTCCTCGCGGCCGGCGTGATCATCCACGCCGCCGGCACCAACTCGCTGGCCGCCATGTCCCGCATGACCCACCTGCGCAACCGCGTGCCCGACGCCTACTGGACGATGACCGTGGCGCTCCTCGCGCTCGCCGCGATCCCGCCGTTCAGCGGCTTCTTCTCCAAGGAGTCCGTCCTCGGCGCCGCCGAGCACGTAGCCACCGGCCACGCCGAGCGCGTGCCCGGCTCCGCGGGCTGGATCGTCCTCGTCGCCGGCCTGCTCACGGCCCTGCTCACCGCGGCGTATGCGATGCGCCTGTGGCTGCTGGCCTTCCGTGGCCGGGGCGCCGAGGCCCCCGACCACGGCAGGCAGCCGCTGACGATGACCGTGGTGCTGTGGGTGCTCGCCGTCCCGTCTCTCGCCATCGGCGCGCTCGCCTACCGCGTGCTCCCCGACTGGTTCGACGGCCGCGACCTCGCCCCGACCCTCACCACCTCCGTCCTCGGCACGGGCGTGGCGCTGGTCGGCGGCATCGTCACCTACGCGGCCTGGCGGCACACCACGGCCGTGGCAGCGCGCGTCCCGCTCGGCGCGGTCGCGGCCCATCCGGAGGGCGATGCCGCCCAGGTCGAGGCCGAGGCCATCGCCAGCCACGCACCCGTGTACGGAGGAGTGGCCTACGCACCCGACCCGGCAGACCCCGGTCGGCTGCTGCTCGGCCCACTGCACCGCCACGCGGCCGTCGGCTTCCACCTCGACGCCGTGTACCGGGCGTTGTTCGTCCGCCCGGTACAGGCCGGCGCGAGTCTCGTCCGGTTCCTGGACCGCGAGGTCGTCGACACCTACGTCCGTGGGGCGGGTGCTCTACCCCGCTGGCTCGGCATCGCCGTACGGCGCGCCCAGACCGGCAATGTGCAGACCTATGTGAGCGCGCTGCTCGCCGGCACCGTCGTCCTCGCGGTCGCCGCCGTCCTCGTCGCCACGGGAGCGTGAGCAGGCGTGATCGATATCAACGAGTCCGTGATGCAGTTCCTTCTGGCGTTCGTCGTCGTCGGCCCGCTCCTCGGCGCCGCCGCCGCTCTCCTGCCCGCCCCGCCCGGGCTGAAGGGGAAGTCGCCCGAGCAGGCCGTGCTGCGGCACGGCGTGACCGTCACCGGCGCTGTCCTCATCGCCGCGATCGTCCTCGCGCTCGGCTTCGACCACGACCAGCCGTCGAAGATGCAGGCCAGCACGGACATCAGCTGGATCCCCGCACTCGACGTGCGCATCCACCTCGGCATCGACGGCATCTCCCTCCCCCTTCTCGTCCTGACCGCGCTGCTGACCTTCCTCTGCGCGCTCTACTCGTACTTCAAGCAACCCTCGGGCCCGGCTCCGAAGGCCTTCGTCGCACTGCTGCTCGTCCTGGAGTCCGGCACCCTCGCCAGCTTCGCCGTCCTCGACCTGCTCCTCTTCTTCCTCGCCTTCGAGATGGTCCTCATCCCGATGTACTTCCTCATCGCCCGCTGGGGCGGCGAGGGCCGGGCCGAGGCCGCCTGGAAGTTCATCCTCTTCACGCTGCTCGGCTCCGTGGTCATGCTGCTCGGCCTGCTCCTGATCGGAATCAAGGCGGGCACATTCGACATGGTGGCACTCGCCACTGACAACGGCCGGTCGCTGACCACATCCGTGCAGGTCACCGCCGTTTTGGCGATCGGGATCGGGCTCGCGGTCAAGACGCCGATGTGGCCGCTGCACAGCTGGCTGCCCGATGCTCACACCGCCGCGCCGACCGTCGGTTCGGTCCTGCTGGCCGGCGTCCTGCTGAAGATGGGCACGTACGGGTTCGTCCGGATCCTCCTGCCGATCGCCCCCGACGGCTTCGCCGACTTCGCGCCGTACCTCGCCGCCTTCGCCGTCGTCGGAATCATCTACGGATCCCTGGCCTGCCTGGCCCTCGCCAAACAGGGCGCGAAGGGCGACCTCAAGCGCCTCATCGCCTACTCCTCTGTCGGCCACATGGGCTTCGTCCTGCTCGGCATCGCGACGATGACCCCGACCGGCGTGAACGGCGCCCTGTTCGCCAACATCGCCCACGGCCTCATCACCGGCCTTCTCTTCTTCCTGGTCGGCGCGCTGAAGGACCGCACGGGGACCACCGACCTCGACGCCCTCGCCGAGCAGACCGGCGCCGCGCTCTACGGCAAGGCACCGCGTCTCGGCGGCCTGCTCGCGTTCGCCGCGGTCGCCTCCCTCGGATTGCCGGGCCTCGCCGGGTTCTGGGGCGAGATGCTCGCCCTGTTCGGCGCGTTCGAGCCCGCCGCTGAGCTCAGCCGCCCGGCCTTCCTCACCTTCATGGCGATCGGCGCCTTCGGCACGCTGCTCACGGCCGCGTACCTGCTCGTCGTGGTCCGCCGCGTCTGCATGGGCGCCGCACCGCAGGATGCCCCGAAGCTCGCCGACGTCCAGACGTACGAGTTCGCCGCCTGGACCCCGCTCGTCGCCCTCACCGTCGTCGCCGGACTGTGGCCGAAGACCCTCCTCGGCCTGACCGACCCGGCCGTGCAGCAGCTCCTCGCAGGAGGCACCCGATGAGCTCCCTGGCCCAGCCCCTGGCCGAGTCGGTGGTCCAGTCCGTCGACTGGCTCGCCATCGCGCCGCCCACCATCGCGGCGGTCGTCGGACTCGCAGTCCTCGTCGCCGACCTGTTCGTCGCGGAGAACAAGAAGGCCCTGCTCGGCTGGACGTCCGTGGTCGGCCTGGCGGCCGCCGGGCTCCTGCTGCTGCCCCTCCTGGACGGCGACCGCTCCACCTTCTGCCTCACCGGTGACCCCGACGTCTGCAGCTATACGGCCGACCGCTTCACCCTCGTCATCCAGTTCCTGGTCCTCGGTGGCGCCCTCCTCGCGGCCCTCCTGTCGGTCACCGCCCTCAAGGACGCCGACAAGGGACTCCCCGAAGGGGAGTTCTGGTTCCTGCTGCTCTCCTCCTCCGCCGGAGCCGCCCTGCTGCCGGCGTCCCGAGACCTGGCGACCCTCATCGTCGCCCTCGAGGTCGCCTCACTCCCCGCATTCGCGCTGGTCGGCCTGCGCTACGGCGACCGCAAGTCCTCCGAAGCGGCCCTGAAGTTCTTCCTGTCCTCGGTCACCGCGACCGCCGTCAGCCTCATGGGCATCAGCTTCGTGTACGCCTCCACGGGGACCCTCTACCTCACCCAGATCGCCGACCGCATCCAGAACGTCGACGGACAGCTCCAGACCCTCACCCAGGCCGGAGTCGTCCTCACCCTGGTCGGCTTCGCGTTCAAGACGGCAGCCGTGCCCTTCCACTTCTGGGTGCCGGACACGTACGTGGGAGCGCCCCTGCCGGTCGCCGCCTACCTGTCGGTCGTCGGCAAGGCGGTCGGCTTCACCGGCCTGATCCTCGTCACCGTCGTCGCCCTCCCGTCGTACGCCGACGTCTGGGGCCCGGCCCTCGCGGCACTCGCCGCCCTCACCATGACCGTCGGCAACGTCGGCGCCCTGCGCCAGCAGGCCACGCGCGCGTACAGCGCGGTACGCCTGCTCGCCTGGTCCTCCGTCGGCCAGGCCGGCTACCTCCTGGTGCCGATCGCGGCCGCCGCGTACTCCGACGACGGTGAGCGGTCCATCGGCTCCACCGTCGCCTACGCCCTCATGTACACCGCCGTGAACCTCGGAGCTTTCGCGGTGGCCGCACTCGTCGGCCGTACGAAGACCCTCAACCGCCTCAGCGACTACCGCGGCCTGTACGCGCGAAACCCCCTGTCCGCCCTGATCCTGGCCTTCTTCCTGCTCTGCCTCGCCGGGCTCCCGCCGGGCATCATCGGTCTCTTCGCCAAGGTCACCGTCTTCTCCGTCGCCGTCGACGCGGGCCTCGGCTGGCTGGCCGTCGTCATGGCCGTCAACGTCGTGATCGCGCTGTTCTACTACCTCCAGTGGACGGCCCTGCTGTTCCGCGCCCCCGAAGGCGAGCCCGTCAAGCACCTCGTCCCCGCGCCCGTGACGGCCACGATGGCCCTCACCGGCGTCGTCGGCATCGCCCTGTCCGGAGCCCCTCAGCTGATCCTGCGCTTCGCCGACACCGGGCTCTTCTGAGCCCTGACGCACTCCGTACGCGCGCGTGGGGCACTCGACCCCCACGCGCGTGCAGCCGCGTGCCGGCGCCCTCACCCGGACGGCCCACGCCCGCCGCCCCAGGCAC of the Streptomyces sp. T12 genome contains:
- a CDS encoding NADH-quinone oxidoreductase subunit I → MAAPLPPSRPRIPGSGLAKGLAVTLRTMTKKSVTAQYPDTQPDLAPRTRGVIGLFEENCTVCMLCARECPDWCIYIDSHKETVPAATPGGRERSRNVLDRFAIDFSLCMYCGICIEVCPFDALFWSPEFEYAETDIRELTHERDKLREWMWTVPAPPALDPGAEEPKEIAAARKTAEKLAAAQAEPTEPTEPQGGES
- a CDS encoding NADH-quinone oxidoreductase subunit L — encoded protein: MTTTTLAVLVPLLPFLGAAAGLLLGRTAPGFVRPLAVLPTLASLVLAAVVAVRQGGDQAINAATELTPTGSVPIELALYIDGFAALVAVLVGVVATCVQIYSTGYLREDPRYPSYAALVSLFTSAMLLVVYSGDLMVLLVGWELMGICSYFLVGHYWETPEARAASIKAFLVTKLGDVPFLIGLFALATDAGSFRITKVLGTVASGGLDHPTLIALLLLAGVAGKSAQFPLHTWLPDAMAGPTPVSALIHAATMVAAGVYFIARLLPVFEASQAAMIVLAVMAAVTMIGSGLAALAQDDIKRVLAYSTIGQLGYMTGALAVADRGAAVFHLLSHGAFKALLFLAAGVIIHAAGTNSLAAMSRMTHLRNRVPDAYWTMTVALLALAAIPPFSGFFSKESVLGAAEHVATGHAERVPGSAGWIVLVAGLLTALLTAAYAMRLWLLAFRGRGAEAPDHGRQPLTMTVVLWVLAVPSLAIGALAYRVLPDWFDGRDLAPTLTTSVLGTGVALVGGIVTYAAWRHTTAVAARVPLGAVAAHPEGDAAQVEAEAIASHAPVYGGVAYAPDPADPGRLLLGPLHRHAAVGFHLDAVYRALFVRPVQAGASLVRFLDREVVDTYVRGAGALPRWLGIAVRRAQTGNVQTYVSALLAGTVVLAVAAVLVATGA
- the nuoK gene encoding NADH-quinone oxidoreductase subunit NuoK; its protein translation is MHLAYPAVLSALLFCTGLYGVLARRNAILVLMSVELMLNAVNLNLVAFDVWLSKAAEETLHSGQALTLFTITIAAAEIGIGLAIVLAVYRNRGTSDIDKLRDTAESHDTDGPDHDASTAPQAEKAEATA
- a CDS encoding NADH-quinone oxidoreductase subunit N; translated protein: MSSLAQPLAESVVQSVDWLAIAPPTIAAVVGLAVLVADLFVAENKKALLGWTSVVGLAAAGLLLLPLLDGDRSTFCLTGDPDVCSYTADRFTLVIQFLVLGGALLAALLSVTALKDADKGLPEGEFWFLLLSSSAGAALLPASRDLATLIVALEVASLPAFALVGLRYGDRKSSEAALKFFLSSVTATAVSLMGISFVYASTGTLYLTQIADRIQNVDGQLQTLTQAGVVLTLVGFAFKTAAVPFHFWVPDTYVGAPLPVAAYLSVVGKAVGFTGLILVTVVALPSYADVWGPALAALAALTMTVGNVGALRQQATRAYSAVRLLAWSSVGQAGYLLVPIAAAAYSDDGERSIGSTVAYALMYTAVNLGAFAVAALVGRTKTLNRLSDYRGLYARNPLSALILAFFLLCLAGLPPGIIGLFAKVTVFSVAVDAGLGWLAVVMAVNVVIALFYYLQWTALLFRAPEGEPVKHLVPAPVTATMALTGVVGIALSGAPQLILRFADTGLF
- a CDS encoding complex I subunit 1 family protein → MNDALDVTLRLLIVFVVFLTFPLIIGQTEHKVMAHMQGRLGPMYAGGFHGWAQLVADGVKFAQKEDVVPAGADRRIFQLAPAVALLPYLLVLLAIPIGPGEGAVGEVIDAGIFFVLAVMGVGVLGSLMAGWASANKFSLLGGLRTAAQLLAYELPMLLTAASVAMAAGTVSLPGILDAFEWWWLPWQIVGAIVFFVAGLAELQRPPFDMPVADSEIIFGAYTEYTGLRFALFLLAEYAGIVVLCGLTTVLFLGGWHGPWGADGLGWVWTLLKAAVLAFIVIWLRVTYPRLREDQLQKLSWTLLVPLSLAQIALTGIVKVVIQ
- a CDS encoding NuoM family protein, giving the protein MIDINESVMQFLLAFVVVGPLLGAAAALLPAPPGLKGKSPEQAVLRHGVTVTGAVLIAAIVLALGFDHDQPSKMQASTDISWIPALDVRIHLGIDGISLPLLVLTALLTFLCALYSYFKQPSGPAPKAFVALLLVLESGTLASFAVLDLLLFFLAFEMVLIPMYFLIARWGGEGRAEAAWKFILFTLLGSVVMLLGLLLIGIKAGTFDMVALATDNGRSLTTSVQVTAVLAIGIGLAVKTPMWPLHSWLPDAHTAAPTVGSVLLAGVLLKMGTYGFVRILLPIAPDGFADFAPYLAAFAVVGIIYGSLACLALAKQGAKGDLKRLIAYSSVGHMGFVLLGIATMTPTGVNGALFANIAHGLITGLLFFLVGALKDRTGTTDLDALAEQTGAALYGKAPRLGGLLAFAAVASLGLPGLAGFWGEMLALFGAFEPAAELSRPAFLTFMAIGAFGTLLTAAYLLVVVRRVCMGAAPQDAPKLADVQTYEFAAWTPLVALTVVAGLWPKTLLGLTDPAVQQLLAGGTR
- a CDS encoding NADH-quinone oxidoreductase subunit J — encoded protein: MSPASSAALTTAADTHGFLSPTGVEIAFLLVGLVTFGAALVTVTTRQLVHAALWLVVTLGGLAVEYLLLSAEFIAWVQVLIYVGSVVVLLLFGLMLTKAPIGRSPDADSGNRWAALAVALASAATLIWVVVDAFRTTWIDLDGPAAGSTRATGESLFQNWVLPFEGLSVLLLAALVGAIVLSRQAKETAADGPGTGAGAGNRTVPGAPSATAAPAPAAPAPATPAPAAPSEKEPR